The Flavobacterium commune genome contains a region encoding:
- a CDS encoding sulfatase-like hydrolase/transferase, with protein MSSKLFHIVFISCCILIFNCSLAQQKPNIVFILSDDAGYADFSFQSSRLIPTPNIDRVAKEGVKFTNGYVTGAVCSPSRAGLLTGVYQAKFGHTTNFIQGVKYNLPLDSLGLPTKQKLVGDYLKPLGYTTGIVGKWHLGLSAPFHPNKRGFDYFWGFLWGSSAYDVTKKRFIEENGNQLDASTIPYTTDAIGDKSVEFIKANKDKPFYLYVSFNAPHTPMQAKPELLERFTKELNNRNRALNAALTYNMDENVGKIYRALEQLNLLENTIIVFTNDNGGQVEHSFADNYPLRGMKSDVYEGGIRVPMAMSWKGKIQPGTVFEIPVTTLDFLPTFLTAAGAKLKDSVYARLEGRNLIRMINSPTDKDYNRSLFWYVNTNRGCMRKGDFKMVFLPNQQPQLYNLKNDISETKDLLGTEIIISDAMTKEYMRWKKQLPPFKWYPIRKTDKQEE; from the coding sequence ATGAGTTCTAAATTATTTCATATAGTTTTTATTAGCTGTTGTATCTTAATTTTTAATTGCTCCCTTGCGCAGCAAAAGCCTAATATTGTCTTTATCCTTTCTGATGATGCTGGTTATGCCGATTTTAGTTTTCAATCTTCACGATTAATACCTACTCCAAACATTGATCGTGTAGCGAAGGAAGGTGTAAAATTTACTAATGGATATGTTACGGGTGCTGTTTGTAGTCCATCGAGGGCAGGTTTGCTTACAGGAGTGTATCAGGCAAAATTTGGTCACACTACAAACTTTATTCAAGGGGTAAAATATAACCTTCCGCTTGATAGCCTTGGTTTACCAACAAAACAAAAATTAGTTGGTGATTATCTAAAACCTTTGGGATATACTACAGGTATTGTTGGTAAATGGCATTTGGGATTGTCTGCTCCTTTTCATCCCAATAAAAGAGGTTTTGATTATTTCTGGGGATTTCTCTGGGGTAGCAGTGCTTATGATGTAACCAAAAAACGGTTTATTGAAGAAAACGGGAATCAACTGGATGCTTCAACCATTCCATATACGACAGATGCAATTGGAGATAAATCGGTAGAGTTCATTAAAGCGAATAAGGATAAACCCTTTTATCTTTATGTGTCATTCAATGCACCGCATACACCTATGCAAGCTAAACCGGAATTGTTGGAGAGGTTTACTAAAGAATTAAACAATCGTAACCGCGCATTAAATGCCGCTCTCACTTACAATATGGATGAAAACGTGGGTAAAATATATAGAGCACTTGAACAATTGAATTTATTAGAAAATACTATTATTGTTTTTACGAATGATAACGGTGGACAGGTAGAACATAGTTTTGCTGATAATTATCCATTGCGTGGAATGAAAAGTGATGTGTATGAAGGAGGTATTCGAGTGCCAATGGCTATGAGCTGGAAGGGTAAAATACAGCCGGGGACTGTATTCGAAATACCAGTTACCACACTTGATTTTTTACCTACCTTTTTAACTGCCGCAGGAGCCAAATTGAAAGATAGTGTTTACGCTAGGCTTGAAGGTAGGAATCTCATAAGAATGATTAATTCACCTACGGATAAGGATTATAATCGTTCCCTTTTCTGGTATGTAAATACCAATAGAGGATGTATGCGTAAAGGAGATTTTAAAATGGTTTTTCTTCCAAATCAGCAGCCTCAATTGTATAATTTGAAAAATGATATTTCTGAAACTAAAGATTTACTTGGCACTGAAATAATAATTTCTGATGCCATGACCAAAGAATACATGCGTTGGAAAAAACAGTTACCTCCGTTCAAATGGTATCCAATTAGAAAAACAGATAAACAGGAAGAGTAA
- a CDS encoding formylglycine-generating enzyme family protein, whose translation MKSNVAIFGLLSFFFFACKNKQDDKKAINETMSCEASLPARFSVGKTSDTVNKSKKVSYEGMVKISGGEFLMGASDKEGRSDEYPQHKVIVKSFWMDATEVTNAQFEKFVKATGYITTAEIKPNWEEIKKQLPPGTPKPDESLLVAASLVFTPTTTAVNLNDASQWWTWTKGASWKHPHGPESTINGKENYPVVHISWDDANAYAKWAGKRLPTEAEWEFAARGGLIDKKYFWGNEEPEKAKPKANIWQGKFPYLNTAVDKFTVAAPVKSFSPNGYGLYDMAGNVWEWCSDWYTPEYYKELTQSVSENPKGPSKSHDPMEPTIPKKVVRGGSFLCNASYCKGYRVTARMKSSPDTGLQHTGFRCVADVK comes from the coding sequence ATGAAATCTAATGTTGCCATTTTTGGATTATTATCTTTTTTCTTTTTTGCTTGTAAAAATAAGCAGGATGATAAAAAAGCTATTAATGAAACAATGAGTTGTGAAGCTTCTTTACCAGCTCGTTTTTCTGTTGGAAAAACTTCAGATACAGTTAATAAATCAAAAAAAGTTTCTTACGAAGGGATGGTGAAGATTTCCGGAGGTGAATTTCTGATGGGGGCTTCGGATAAAGAAGGAAGATCCGATGAGTATCCTCAACATAAGGTTATTGTCAAAAGTTTTTGGATGGATGCTACCGAAGTAACTAATGCCCAATTTGAGAAATTTGTAAAGGCAACAGGCTATATCACAACTGCTGAAATAAAACCCAATTGGGAAGAAATAAAAAAACAATTACCTCCAGGTACTCCAAAACCTGATGAAAGTTTATTAGTTGCGGCATCATTGGTTTTTACGCCTACTACTACTGCAGTTAATTTAAATGATGCATCCCAATGGTGGACATGGACTAAAGGGGCTAGCTGGAAACATCCGCACGGACCTGAAAGTACTATTAATGGAAAAGAAAATTATCCTGTAGTACACATTTCATGGGACGATGCAAATGCATATGCAAAATGGGCTGGCAAAAGATTACCTACCGAAGCTGAATGGGAGTTTGCAGCTCGAGGAGGATTGATTGATAAAAAATATTTTTGGGGAAATGAAGAGCCCGAAAAAGCGAAACCCAAGGCAAATATTTGGCAGGGAAAATTTCCCTATTTGAATACTGCTGTTGATAAATTTACAGTAGCAGCTCCTGTAAAATCATTTTCGCCTAATGGTTATGGTTTGTATGATATGGCAGGAAATGTTTGGGAATGGTGTAGTGATTGGTACACGCCTGAGTATTATAAAGAATTAACACAATCTGTCTCAGAAAATCCCAAAGGACCTTCAAAGAGTCATGACCCAATGGAGCCTACTATTCCTAAAAAAGTGGTTAGAGGAGGATCGTTTCTTTGTAATGCTTCTTACTGTAAAGGATACCGCGTTACGGCAAGAATGAAGTCATCACCCGATACTGGTTTGCAACACACTGGTTTTAGATGTGTGGCAGATGTCAAGTAA
- a CDS encoding DUF4955 domain-containing protein translates to MVVLTDCSVAAIVLQSANISVLNCKIDGNSGHEAITSNGSTNVLIANCVDEASQWHSFGSSHGSMNTVILNCTYPSTTCFESHASQPRNTLLDGVEGGLMKNRGGGALENMPNHMQGLVLWNYKQTNEPVKDFEFWPSSKVYEYWKIPKPVIVGFTSKGTTFRMDQLGQSESIGKAVEPASLYLAQLKLRLDKLPKWIKELE, encoded by the coding sequence ATTGTCGTTTTAACCGATTGTAGTGTTGCAGCAATAGTTTTACAAAGTGCTAATATTTCTGTATTAAATTGTAAAATTGACGGCAACAGTGGTCATGAAGCCATTACTTCTAATGGTTCTACCAATGTATTAATTGCGAATTGTGTTGATGAAGCATCCCAATGGCATTCCTTTGGTTCATCACATGGATCAATGAATACTGTAATTTTAAATTGTACTTATCCTTCGACAACTTGTTTTGAATCTCACGCAAGCCAGCCAAGAAATACATTATTAGATGGTGTTGAAGGCGGTTTGATGAAAAATAGAGGAGGAGGTGCATTAGAAAATATGCCTAATCATATGCAAGGTTTAGTTCTATGGAATTATAAACAAACTAATGAACCGGTAAAAGATTTTGAGTTTTGGCCATCATCTAAAGTATATGAATATTGGAAAATTCCTAAACCTGTTATTGTTGGATTTACCAGTAAGGGAACAACTTTTAGAATGGATCAACTAGGACAATCAGAATCAATAGGAAAAGCTGTAGAGCCTGCTTCTTTGTATTTAGCTCAATTAAAATTAAGATTGGATAAGTTACCAAAATGGATTAAGGAACTTGAATAA
- a CDS encoding sulfatase family protein, with translation MKYIRYSICTKFFLLLSIVFGISCDAQNNVKYKKAPNLLIILADQWRAQAVGFEGREPVMTPYLDQYVKESLVLEQMVSNYPVCSPARAMLMTGQYPIKNKVYSNVNSASAPFGIELQENAICWSDILKENGYSNGYIGKWHLDSPYKPYVPTSNNVGSVAWNEWTSPDKRHGFDYWYAYGTYDEHDRPMYWDTYDKRDEFKYVNEWGPIHEADKALAYMKNEEGKIRNSDAPFSLVVSMNPPHSEYQRVPEKYYQLYKDVPLEDLIKDPNIPAAGTKMGDTYRKDIRYYYANITGVDEQIGRILNGLKDMKLDDNTIVVIMADHGNCLGKHSEISKNNIFEESLRIPFIVRWKNHIVPRKDSTFLGSLPDIYPTLLELMGLKNKIPKNLDGKSYAQYYLNGKGKKPTEQYILGAIISDNVDMNTGFRGIRTKDYKLSFVKKKKKGEYVLYDLKADPFELTNIYKPDLPIVKKLQPVLKQWLEKTKDGFILE, from the coding sequence ATGAAATATATAAGATATAGTATTTGTACAAAATTTTTCCTTTTACTCTCAATAGTTTTTGGAATTTCTTGTGATGCTCAAAATAATGTTAAATATAAAAAAGCACCAAATTTACTTATTATTCTTGCTGATCAGTGGAGAGCTCAAGCAGTAGGTTTTGAAGGGAGAGAGCCAGTTATGACTCCTTATTTAGATCAATACGTTAAGGAAAGTTTAGTGTTGGAACAGATGGTCAGTAATTATCCTGTTTGTTCGCCAGCCAGGGCTATGCTCATGACTGGTCAATATCCTATTAAAAATAAGGTTTACAGTAATGTAAATTCTGCATCTGCTCCTTTTGGAATTGAATTGCAGGAGAATGCTATATGTTGGTCTGATATTTTAAAAGAAAATGGATATTCTAATGGATATATTGGGAAATGGCATTTGGATTCACCATATAAACCTTATGTGCCAACATCTAATAATGTAGGATCAGTGGCATGGAACGAATGGACTTCACCTGATAAAAGACACGGTTTTGATTATTGGTATGCTTATGGAACTTATGATGAGCACGATAGACCAATGTATTGGGATACCTATGATAAAAGAGATGAATTTAAATATGTAAATGAATGGGGACCAATACATGAAGCTGATAAAGCATTGGCATATATGAAAAATGAAGAAGGTAAAATCAGAAATTCGGATGCGCCATTTTCTTTAGTAGTATCTATGAATCCACCCCATTCAGAATACCAAAGAGTTCCTGAAAAATATTATCAGCTTTATAAAGATGTTCCATTAGAAGACCTTATTAAAGATCCCAATATTCCTGCTGCAGGGACAAAAATGGGAGATACTTATCGAAAAGATATTCGTTATTATTATGCAAATATTACGGGAGTTGATGAACAAATTGGACGTATTTTGAATGGTCTTAAAGATATGAAATTAGACGACAATACTATCGTAGTGATTATGGCTGACCATGGTAATTGTTTAGGTAAACATTCGGAAATATCAAAAAATAACATCTTTGAGGAATCATTAAGAATACCATTCATAGTTCGTTGGAAAAACCATATTGTTCCAAGAAAAGACAGTACTTTTTTAGGAAGTTTGCCTGATATTTATCCAACACTATTAGAACTTATGGGGTTGAAAAATAAAATACCTAAAAATTTAGATGGTAAAAGTTATGCTCAATATTATCTGAACGGTAAAGGGAAAAAGCCAACCGAGCAATATATTTTAGGTGCTATTATTAGTGACAATGTTGATATGAATACTGGTTTTAGGGGAATCCGAACTAAAGATTATAAACTTTCGTTTGTAAAGAAAAAAAAGAAAGGGGAATATGTATTATATGATTTAAAAGCAGATCCTTTTGAATTGACTAATATTTATAAACCAGATTTACCAATTGTAAAAAAATTACAGCCCGTTTTAAAGCAATGGCTTGAAAAAACTAAAGATGGCTTTATTTTAGAATAA
- a CDS encoding gluconate 5-dehydrogenase has translation MTMNLFDLTGKTALITGGVHGLGMAMAKGLGYAGAKIVVNDLSQENIDKAIAEYKSEGIEAYGYVFDVTDEAAVIASISKIESEVAPIDILINNAGIIKRTPIIEMEVKDFAAVINVDLISPFIVSKNVAKGMIQRGGGKIINICSMMSELGRDSVSAYAAAKGGLKMLTKNMATEWAKFNIQTNGIGPGYFATSQTAPIRVDGHPFNEFIISRTPANRWGDPEDLQGAAIFLSSKASDFVNGHILYVDGGILATIGKPSNE, from the coding sequence ATGACAATGAATTTATTTGATTTAACAGGGAAAACAGCACTAATTACAGGAGGAGTTCACGGTTTAGGAATGGCTATGGCAAAAGGATTAGGATATGCCGGAGCAAAAATTGTAGTAAACGATCTTTCGCAAGAAAACATAGACAAAGCTATCGCAGAATACAAATCGGAAGGAATAGAAGCTTATGGATATGTATTTGATGTAACTGATGAAGCAGCAGTAATTGCCAGCATCAGTAAAATAGAATCTGAAGTGGCTCCAATTGATATTTTAATTAATAATGCAGGTATTATCAAAAGAACTCCTATTATCGAAATGGAGGTTAAGGATTTCGCTGCGGTAATAAATGTAGATTTAATAAGTCCCTTTATTGTTTCAAAAAATGTTGCCAAAGGGATGATTCAACGCGGAGGAGGTAAAATCATTAACATTTGTTCAATGATGAGCGAATTAGGAAGAGACTCTGTAAGTGCTTACGCTGCAGCTAAAGGAGGTTTGAAAATGTTAACTAAAAATATGGCAACTGAATGGGCCAAATTTAATATTCAAACTAATGGTATTGGTCCAGGTTATTTTGCAACCAGCCAAACAGCTCCAATCAGAGTTGACGGACATCCATTTAATGAATTTATCATCAGTAGAACTCCTGCTAATAGATGGGGAGATCCAGAAGATTTACAGGGTGCGGCAATATTTTTAAGCTCAAAAGCGAGTGATTTTGTAAACGGACACATCCTTTATGTAGATGGAGGAATTCTTGCTACCATTGGAAAACCTTCTAATGAATAA
- a CDS encoding DUF4861 family protein — protein sequence MKYIKSACLLFLFFPLLLLSQTKRIIEIQNNSNLERNEVVIAIKWETILSHYPQIDTLNFVVINAKTKKQIPYQLEHKGLPGIQNLLVQVSIKAKTTVGLSIQKGKPMVLQTKTFARYVPERLDDFAWENDRIAFRAYGRALEGKRDDAYGLDVWVKRTDKMVINERYKVGEYHVDHGNGLDYYKVGFTLGAGSMAPYIKDTVRYSGNYNRWKLLDNGPLRSTFQLEYDTWDAVGIKVRCTRIISLDAGLQLNRIENSYTYVDSKVLPVAVGISKRPESGVLLLNEQQGIIGYWEPTHGNDGTTGVGAVLTTEVKNMLVGNNQLLALTEAKNSEPIVYYAGAVWDKAGKITNSAQWFEYLNHFSQGLKNPLLVILK from the coding sequence ATGAAATACATTAAGAGTGCTTGCTTATTATTTCTTTTTTTTCCATTACTACTTTTGTCCCAAACAAAAAGAATTATTGAAATACAGAATAATTCGAATTTAGAAAGAAACGAAGTTGTTATAGCAATCAAATGGGAAACCATCTTATCTCATTATCCTCAAATAGATACGTTAAATTTTGTTGTGATTAATGCTAAGACTAAAAAGCAGATTCCCTATCAATTGGAACACAAAGGACTTCCGGGAATTCAAAATTTACTTGTGCAAGTAAGTATCAAAGCCAAAACAACAGTTGGTCTATCTATACAAAAAGGAAAACCAATGGTATTGCAAACCAAAACCTTTGCCCGTTATGTTCCTGAGAGACTGGATGATTTTGCTTGGGAAAATGACCGTATTGCATTTAGAGCTTATGGTAGAGCATTGGAAGGCAAAAGAGATGATGCTTATGGTTTAGATGTTTGGGTAAAGCGAACGGATAAAATGGTTATAAATGAACGCTACAAGGTAGGAGAGTATCATGTTGATCACGGGAATGGATTAGATTACTACAAAGTCGGTTTTACTTTAGGAGCAGGCAGTATGGCACCTTATATTAAAGATACTGTGCGTTATTCCGGAAATTACAATCGATGGAAATTACTGGATAATGGTCCTTTACGTTCTACTTTTCAATTGGAGTACGATACTTGGGATGCAGTTGGTATCAAAGTTAGATGTACTCGAATAATTTCATTAGATGCAGGTTTACAACTGAATCGAATAGAAAATAGTTACACTTATGTGGATAGTAAAGTATTACCAGTTGCAGTTGGTATAAGTAAAAGACCTGAAAGTGGAGTACTTTTGTTAAATGAGCAACAAGGAATTATAGGGTATTGGGAACCTACTCATGGTAATGATGGTACGACTGGGGTTGGTGCTGTTTTAACTACTGAAGTCAAGAATATGTTGGTAGGAAATAATCAATTATTAGCTCTAACCGAGGCAAAAAATAGTGAGCCAATAGTTTATTATGCAGGAGCTGTTTGGGATAAGGCAGGGAAAATTACAAATTCAGCGCAATGGTTTGAGTATCTCAATCATTTTTCTCAGGGATTAAAGAATCCATTGTTGGTAATTTTAAAATAA
- a CDS encoding chondroitinase-B domain-containing protein, translated as MNKKDIRSLNPESFLYFNSKLKAYNIQSRITMRIKCFLSFVVLIGINTNIFAKKIYVDNVAQTYKVLNNLRPGDSLVFKKGEYKDIQLLLKQNGSSSKPIVLIAETPGSVIFCGDVKVAMYGTYTELNGIYFTNGNRNPNQWKSHGPGLIAMYASYCRVSNCAFNNFDEANSAYITTSLDENGNVPTHCRIDHCSFTNKLTFDQVINLNNQKAPDKTSQVIAPPMYHRVDHCFFSNPKKKGNAGGAIRVGYYRNALGRCLVDSNLFIRQDSESEIVTSKSMENVYYANTVLNCQGTLNFRHGDKQVAINNFFLSDDEKYKGYGGMYIWGSKHIIAGNYFSLSKTIESRGNAAIYLNTGAEGTEHALAFGSIIAKNMFVNNNGYTIHFNPLEELRKNFSKEKNLPYNVPHHITLSDNTFFDNKKYGYTFFKDDYKDLNRNNQWNKNIYWGKQTGLTPLLGLEEKQFEMVLQNGFYFLKNKNAQSSLAGLPNFYNNIEGIELNFDEAVSNSTMQKPLSIEQVIPKWMLNTLGDYYKTGKLSPELEVRLKRISATREE; from the coding sequence ATGAACAAAAAGGATATTAGGTCATTAAATCCAGAATCATTTTTATATTTCAACTCCAAATTAAAGGCATATAACATCCAAAGTAGAATAACCATGCGCATTAAATGTTTTTTATCTTTCGTTGTATTAATTGGTATTAACACTAACATTTTTGCCAAAAAAATCTATGTTGATAATGTTGCTCAAACATATAAAGTCTTAAATAATTTGAGACCCGGAGACAGCCTGGTATTTAAAAAGGGAGAATATAAGGATATTCAATTATTGCTTAAACAAAATGGAAGCAGCAGTAAACCAATTGTTTTAATTGCGGAAACACCAGGTAGTGTAATTTTCTGTGGAGACGTGAAAGTGGCTATGTATGGTACATACACAGAGCTTAACGGCATTTATTTTACCAATGGAAACCGTAATCCAAATCAATGGAAGTCACATGGACCCGGACTTATTGCTATGTATGCCAGCTATTGCAGGGTTTCCAATTGTGCATTTAACAATTTCGATGAAGCTAATTCAGCATACATTACTACATCATTGGACGAAAACGGAAATGTCCCCACACATTGTCGCATTGACCATTGTAGTTTTACGAATAAACTTACCTTCGATCAGGTTATTAACTTAAACAATCAAAAAGCTCCAGACAAAACAAGCCAGGTAATTGCACCACCAATGTACCATCGTGTGGATCATTGCTTTTTCTCGAATCCCAAAAAGAAAGGTAATGCCGGAGGTGCTATCCGTGTAGGGTATTACCGAAATGCACTTGGTCGTTGTTTAGTTGATTCAAATCTTTTTATTCGTCAGGATTCGGAATCAGAAATAGTAACCAGCAAGTCAATGGAAAATGTATATTATGCCAATACAGTTTTAAATTGCCAAGGAACTCTTAATTTTCGTCATGGTGACAAACAAGTAGCGATTAATAATTTCTTTTTATCAGATGATGAAAAATATAAAGGCTATGGAGGCATGTATATATGGGGTAGCAAACACATTATAGCCGGGAATTATTTTAGTTTGTCAAAAACAATTGAATCTAGGGGTAATGCCGCTATTTATCTTAATACTGGCGCTGAGGGAACGGAACATGCGCTTGCATTTGGAAGCATTATTGCTAAAAATATGTTTGTTAATAACAATGGTTACACCATCCATTTTAATCCTTTAGAAGAGCTTAGAAAGAATTTTTCAAAAGAGAAAAACCTTCCCTACAATGTGCCTCACCATATTACGCTTAGTGATAACACCTTTTTTGACAATAAAAAGTATGGTTACACTTTTTTTAAAGATGATTATAAAGATTTGAATAGGAATAATCAGTGGAATAAAAATATTTATTGGGGTAAACAAACAGGTCTTACTCCATTGTTAGGTCTTGAAGAAAAGCAATTTGAAATGGTTTTACAAAATGGTTTTTATTTTTTGAAAAACAAAAATGCTCAAAGTAGTCTTGCAGGATTGCCTAACTTTTATAATAATATTGAAGGTATTGAGCTGAATTTTGATGAGGCTGTAAGTAATTCTACTATGCAAAAACCGCTTAGTATTGAACAAGTGATTCCTAAATGGATGTTAAATACTTTGGGGGATTATTATAAAACAGGAAAGTTATCTCCTGAGTTAGAAGTAAGGTTGAAACGAATTTCAGCTACAAGAGAAGAATGA
- the glmM gene encoding phosphoglucosamine mutase: protein MTLIKSISGIRGTIGGTTGNAFTPNDIVTFTAAFGFWLKSKDTTRKKIVIGRDARLSGEIVSRIVSGTLQSMGLDVVDLGLSTTPTVEMAVVAEKALGGIILTASHNPKEWNALKLLNEKGEFISAKDITTILKSIESENYEYADVDHLGNYTINTDYFNFHIEAIKALPLINTEAIQKRKFKVVIDAVNSTGGIAVPLLLNSLGVDQIELLNCDPTGQFAHNPEPLTENLTELIARMKEGNFDIGIAVDPDVDRLVIICENGEPFNEEYTLVAVSDYILSHQKGNTVSNLSSTRALKDITETRGGKYYSAAVGEVNVVEKMKEVNAIIGGEGNGGVIYPELHYGRDALVGIGFLLSYMAESGLSLSVLKERFPLYAMYKHKIDLPDNLSMDRILEKIKAKFSNYPIITIDGIKIEMDNSWVHLRKSNTEAILRIYSEANTYEKAKGIALEISDLVL from the coding sequence ATGACTTTAATAAAATCCATCTCAGGAATAAGAGGAACCATTGGAGGAACTACAGGAAATGCTTTTACCCCAAATGATATTGTCACTTTTACAGCAGCTTTTGGTTTTTGGCTAAAATCTAAAGACACTACAAGAAAAAAAATAGTAATTGGTAGAGATGCCCGCCTTTCAGGAGAAATAGTTTCTAGGATTGTAAGTGGCACGCTACAATCAATGGGGTTAGACGTTGTTGATTTAGGATTATCTACAACACCAACTGTAGAAATGGCAGTAGTTGCCGAAAAAGCTTTAGGAGGTATCATCCTGACAGCCAGTCATAATCCTAAGGAATGGAATGCCTTAAAATTACTAAATGAAAAAGGAGAATTTATTTCGGCCAAAGACATAACAACTATTTTAAAAAGTATTGAGTCTGAAAATTATGAATATGCTGATGTAGACCATTTAGGTAATTATACTATTAATACCGATTATTTTAACTTCCATATCGAAGCCATTAAAGCTTTGCCTTTAATTAATACGGAAGCTATTCAGAAAAGGAAATTCAAAGTAGTCATTGATGCGGTGAATTCTACCGGAGGAATTGCTGTTCCTTTATTATTGAATAGTTTGGGAGTAGATCAGATTGAACTATTGAATTGCGATCCCACAGGCCAATTTGCACATAACCCGGAACCACTCACAGAAAACTTAACCGAATTAATCGCAAGAATGAAAGAGGGTAATTTTGATATTGGTATTGCAGTAGATCCAGATGTCGACAGATTGGTTATTATTTGCGAAAATGGTGAGCCATTCAATGAGGAATATACGCTGGTAGCCGTATCGGATTATATATTATCGCACCAAAAAGGAAATACAGTTTCAAATTTATCCTCTACCCGTGCCCTAAAAGATATTACGGAAACAAGAGGAGGAAAATATTATTCAGCTGCTGTGGGAGAAGTAAATGTGGTTGAAAAAATGAAAGAAGTCAATGCCATAATTGGCGGAGAAGGAAACGGCGGAGTAATCTATCCTGAATTGCATTATGGAAGAGATGCCTTGGTTGGAATTGGTTTTTTACTAAGTTATATGGCTGAATCTGGTCTATCATTATCTGTATTAAAAGAAAGATTCCCATTATATGCTATGTACAAACACAAAATAGATCTTCCTGACAACTTATCAATGGATAGAATTTTGGAAAAAATAAAAGCAAAATTTTCCAATTATCCTATAATTACTATCGACGGAATCAAAATTGAAATGGATAACAGTTGGGTTCACCTAAGAAAATCAAATACCGAGGCTATTTTACGTATCTATTCAGAAGCCAACACCTATGAAAAAGCTAAGGGAATTGCGTTAGAAATTAGCGATTTAGTTCTTTAA
- a CDS encoding IS256 family transposase encodes MIDKDDLLNNKDFYKSFKNAEDLTSFFQTMHKRAVEHMLEAELDAHLDNEKHDKTTKGNYRNGHGTKKIKTSFGQQEIKVPRDRDSSFNPLLVPKRENIAQGIENVIISLYAKGMSVSDIEEQIKEVYNFEVSSSTISRITNTITNEVVTWQNRPLEELYLIVWMDGIVFKVREGSKVINKTIYLAVGLNRDGKKDVLGMWLGKNESSSFWMSVLTDLKARGVEDILITATDNLNGFTQTIRSVFPESQTQICVVHQIRNACKYVVWKDRKQFTADMKHIYNAPTKQAAELALNDFADKWESKYSYAIKSWRDNWDELTVFFDFPIEIRKIIYTTNLIENLNGKIRKYTKNKMSFPTDDAVLKSVFLALREATKKWSMPIQNWGIVLNQFTLIFEKRLRL; translated from the coding sequence ATGATTGACAAAGACGACTTATTAAACAACAAGGATTTCTATAAATCCTTCAAGAATGCAGAAGATTTAACCTCATTCTTTCAAACGATGCACAAACGAGCTGTTGAACATATGCTCGAAGCCGAACTTGATGCTCATTTAGACAATGAAAAACACGATAAAACCACTAAGGGTAATTATCGCAACGGACACGGAACTAAAAAAATAAAGACCTCTTTTGGTCAACAAGAAATCAAAGTTCCTCGTGACAGAGATTCTTCCTTTAATCCCCTGCTTGTTCCTAAAAGAGAAAATATAGCCCAAGGTATTGAAAATGTCATCATCTCACTTTATGCTAAAGGCATGAGTGTTAGTGATATTGAAGAACAGATCAAGGAGGTATATAATTTTGAAGTGTCTTCTTCGACTATATCACGTATTACCAACACAATTACAAATGAAGTAGTTACTTGGCAAAACAGGCCACTAGAAGAGCTTTATTTAATTGTTTGGATGGATGGTATTGTTTTTAAGGTTAGAGAAGGTTCGAAAGTTATCAATAAAACTATTTATTTAGCTGTAGGGCTTAACAGAGATGGTAAAAAAGATGTTTTAGGAATGTGGCTTGGTAAGAATGAAAGCAGTAGCTTTTGGATGAGTGTCTTGACTGATTTAAAAGCCCGTGGCGTTGAAGATATACTTATTACAGCTACCGATAATTTAAATGGATTTACTCAAACAATCCGAAGTGTTTTCCCTGAATCTCAAACACAAATCTGCGTGGTTCATCAAATTAGAAATGCTTGTAAATATGTCGTTTGGAAGGACCGAAAACAATTTACTGCCGATATGAAACATATTTATAACGCTCCAACAAAACAAGCAGCAGAGTTGGCTTTAAACGATTTTGCAGACAAATGGGAATCCAAATATTCTTATGCAATTAAATCCTGGCGAGATAACTGGGATGAATTGACCGTATTTTTTGATTTTCCAATTGAAATTAGAAAAATCATTTATACAACAAATTTAATCGAGAACTTAAACGGAAAAATTAGAAAATACACTAAAAATAAAATGTCGTTCCCAACAGATGATGCTGTATTAAAATCGGTATTTTTGGCTTTAAGAGAAGCGACCAAAAAATGGTCAATGCCTATTCAAAATTGGGGAATTGTTTTAAACCAATTTACCCTTATATTTGAAAAAAGGCTCCGATTATAA